Proteins co-encoded in one Aspergillus fumigatus Af293 chromosome 6, whole genome shotgun sequence genomic window:
- a CDS encoding SNUT3/LISCH7 family protein: MAEPPAKRAKRVDSSTMWDLDERKTRSPEPDSDIGRSPRRDAPQKDDRRREGPRDDRRYRSRSRDRAERRRERSRSRDRRDRDRDRDRDRTDRDRDGRGARDRDTSATRERHYDRRGYRDRYRSRSRSPIRNGNRNRTRTPPPRGPKGDRRDDRKDNRPYANGVPHSSLRRDKDEMELDPAVPIEEDEMEALMRKTVGFTRFRSTKNTKVPGNNIYGVRKEKKTVYRQYMNRVGGFNRPLSP; the protein is encoded by the exons ATGGCAGAGCCCCCCGCGAAAAGAGCAAAACGGGTCGATAGCTCGACAATGTGGGACTTAGACGAACGAAAAACGCGTTCTCCTGAGCCGGACTCAGATATTGGCCGAAGCCCTCGGCGTGACGCACCTCAGAAGGACGATCGGCGGCGTGAGGGGCCCCGTGATGATAGAAGATATCGTTCCCGGTCAAGAGATCGAGCTGAAAGGCGTAGAGAAAGGAGCAGGTCTCGCGATCGGCGTGACCGGGACCGGGACCGCGATCGCGATAGGACAGATCGGGATAGAGACGGTCGGGGAGCAAGAGACAGAGATACAAGCGCGACCAGAGAAAGACATTATGACAGACGAG GATATCGAGACAGATACCGCTCCCGCTCCCGCTCACCTATTCGGAATGGGAATAGGAACAGGACTAGAACTCCACCACCTCGAGGGCCGAAGGGAGATCGCAGAGACGATCGCAAAGACAACCGTCCGTATGCAAATGGCGTCCCACATTCATCGTTACGACGAGAcaaggacgagatggagTTGGACCCCGCAGTACcgattgaagaagatgaaatgGAGGCGCTGATGCGCAAGACCGTGGGCTTTACAAGGTTCAGGAGCACAAAGAATACCAAAGTGCCTGGAAACAACATCTACGGTGTgcggaaagagaagaagactgtGTACAGACAGTACATGAACCGTGTAGGCGGATTTAACAGGCCCCTCAGTCCTTAA
- a CDS encoding CLPTM1 family protein codes for MPEQRQRREEQESGGSGLKGALQGLAVFMLTQFLISQFFGNKSQNAGSGVKPGELTSFQARPPRSEIADYSPIPDTVAPIWPPNSAVDISIYVSPSIVLPSLSSLPSDSLVLSEKNFTIGNYSDTREIATTIEIPKEVQQNGTLWAHFYVALTGHQLDPTAKDYSTDSAVHFFRPLNHYLPKKKVKKLKNLLASSDDTEEEEEDNSIPDVSIASYYHPNFTVSLIPDSGVQKYRQVHPAIRHHMQLEATGARDASGQNGWYYPIVFLNTFWQLRSHMTELNSTVKTMPLRITLNNLSNWKFSMMASVDENAKANARQAAFGGSVPGGGDGSEFEMVKEILLDTNIWLLGTTGVVTILHMIFETLAFKNDISHWRKKKDVVGTSVRTILANVFMQTVIFLYLMDNSENTSWMILASQGFGILLEAWKITKTVNVRLRAPPAGSFYSFLPYVVVFEDKHKLSETEKKTKEYDEIAFRWLYIIAVPLLGAYAAYSLIYNTHKSWYSYIIETLVGSVYAYGFLMMVPSLYINYRLKSVAHMPGKALTYKFLNTFIDDLFAFTVKMPWLHRLATLRDDVIFFIWLYQSYKYKVDYKRVNEFGQGGDSDEEAEEPAAAESEKKLEAVSEASGRDNAEKSARKRK; via the exons ATGCCAGAGCAGAGACAGCGCAGGGAAGAGCAGGAGTCTGGCGGC TCCGGCCTGAAGGGTGCTCTTCAGGGTCTCGCCGTTTTCATGTTGACACAGTTTCTGATCTCTCAATTTTTCGGAAATAAATCACAAAATGCTGGATCTGGAGTGAAGCCTGGCGAATTGACCTCCTTCCAAGCTCGTCCGCCTCGCAGCGAAATCGCCGACTACAGTCCTATCCCCGACACCGTTGCTCCAATCTGGCCCCCTAACAGCGCCGTTGATATCAGCATCTATGTCTCACCTTCCATTGTCCTCCCTTCTCTCAGCTCACTGCCATCTGATTCTCTTGTATTGAGTGAAAAGAACTTCACGATCGGGAATTACAGTGACACCAGGGAAATCGCGACTACCATCGAGATTCCCAAGGAAGTCCAGCAAAATGGAACGCTTTGGGCGCATTTCTATGTTGCGCTGACCGGACACCAACTCGACCCAACGGCTAAGGATTATAGCACAGATAGTGCTGTGCACTTCTTCCGCCCACTCAACCATTATCTTCCCAAGAAAAAggtcaagaagctcaagaacTTACTTGCCAGCTCGGACGATaccgaagaggaggaagaagacaacaGTATTCCGGATGTCTCTATTGCTTCATACTACCACCCCAACTTCACGGTATCGCTGATTCCTGATTCTGGAGTTCAGAAATACCGCCAAGTACACCCTGCTATTCGGCATCACATGCAACTCGAGGCCACGGGCGCAAGAGATGCCTCTGGTCAGAATGGGTGGTACTACCCTATTGTGTTCTTGAATACATTTTGGCAACTCCGAAGCCATATGACCGAGCTCAATTCCACAGTGAAGACGATGCCTTTGCGGATCACTCTGAACAATCTGTCCAACTGGAAATTCAGCATGATGGCAAGTGTGGACGAGAATGCAAAGGCTAACGCCCGGCAGGCCGCATTTGGAGGTTCCGTGCCTGGAGGCGGCGATGGCTCTGAGTTTGAGATGGTCAAGGAAATCCTCCTTGACACGAACATTTGGTTGCTTGGTACAACTGGCGTAGTTACGATTCTGCACATGATCTTTGAAACTTTGGCATTTAAGAACGACATT TCTCACtggcgcaagaagaaggacgtTGTTGGGACCTCAGTCCGCACTATTTTGGCTAACGTGTTCATGCAAACGGTCATCTTCCTCTACTTGATGGATAACAGTGAAAACACTTCCTGGATGATCCTTGCCAGCCAAGGCTTCGGTATCTTACTGGAGGCGTGGAAGATCACCAAGACAGTGAATGTGCGTCTTCGTGCACCGCCAGCCGGGTCTTTCTACTCTTTCCTCCCTTACGTTGTGGTATTCGAGGATAAGCACAAGCTTTCGGAAactgagaagaagaccaaggagTATGATGAAATTGCATTCCGTTGGCTCTATATCATTGCTGTGCCTCTCCTTGGTGCATATGCAGCTTACAGCTTGATCTACAACACGCACAAATCGTGGTATTCCTACATTATTGAAACGCTTGTCGGCAGCGTTTACGCATATGGCTTTTTGATGATGGTCCCCAGTCTCTATATCAACTACCGTCTGAAG TCTGTTGCTCATATGCCTGGCAAGGCCTTGACATACAAATTTCTCAACACTTTCATCGATGATCTGTTCGCATTTACCGTCAAGATGCCATGGCTCCACCGTCTTGCCACTCTCCGCGATGATGTGATTTTCTTTATCTGGCTCTACCAGAGCTATAAGTACAAAGTTGATTACAAGCGGGTTAATGAATTTGGACAGGGAGGCGACAGCGAtgaggaggctgaggagccGGCAGCAGCCGAATCCGAGAAGAAGTTGGAGGCGGTGTCTGAAGCGTCTGGAAGGGACAATGCTGAGAAGTCGGCACGGAAGAGGAAGTAA
- a CDS encoding SNAP receptor SEC22 gives MVKSTQIARLDGLMLAASVDDEQAETELSEIKSQAKMIFRRMSRNSAPQASIESGQYNLHYLIKDDICFLCICDRSYPRKLAFTYLEDLATEFTTTYSPSQYHSPTLRPYAFVEFDTFIQRTKKIYQDSRASQNLDRLNDELRDVTKVMTKNIEDLLYRGDSLERMGELSGRLREDSKRYKKAAVRINWELLIKQYGPFAGVGFLLLFLIWLRFF, from the exons ATGGTCAAATCAACTCAGATTGCCAGGCTGGATG gcCTGATGCTAGCAGCGTCGGTGGATGATGAACAA GCAGAAACGGAGCTTTCCGAGATTAAGTCTCAGGCCAAAATGATATTTCGCCGGATGAGCCGCAATTCTGCACCACAAGCCAGTATTGAATCTGGCCAATATAATTTACA CTACCTCATCAAAGACGACATCTGTTTTTTGTGTATTTGCGATCGCTCATACCCCCGGAAACTCGCCTTCACCTATCTTGAGGATCTAGCAACGGAATTCACCACCACTTACTCCCCGTCACAGTATCATTCTCCGACTCTGCGACCATATGCTTTCGTGGAGTTCGACACTTTCATTCAGCGTACCAAGAAGATTTACCAAGATAGCCGCGCATCGCAGAACCTCGACCGGTTAAATGACGAGCTTCGTGATGTGACCAAGGTAATGACCAAGAATATCGAGGACCTTTTGTATAGAGGTGATAGTTTAGAACGCATGGGCGAGCTATCGGGGCGTCTGCGGGAGGACAGTAAGAGGTATAAGAAAGCCGCAGTTCGCATCAACTGGGAGCTGTTGATCAAGCAG TATGGGCCATTTGCGGGTGttggcttcctcctgctcttcctaATCTGGCTTCGGTTCTTCTGa
- a CDS encoding short chain dehydrogenase/reductase family protein — MTDNPPPPDYSRPQFPAHSEPRVWLITAGDSPIGISVTRQVLKHGDYALVGLAHTYLDLDECRREAFGEFLAEVESHRGEGWVERFKTVPLDIRMIGQCQALVAEAVAAFGKVDILLCCTSQTLVGAVEELAASQQTLNLVKDQFETNYFGPLNIIKATLPHMRKQKSGHIMILSSITAHIGTPGLGMYSAAGWALEGFCDVKPCIRNRPIQREAHNLPMQHRNWYPDKLGHQCASHSSSVLSCCQSCPFVPWYIEQTGYSPAPPTDSGHGERSPKLKSSQLC, encoded by the exons ATGACTGACAATCCACCCCCTCCCGATTATTCCCGCCCCCAGTTTCCTGCCCATAGCGAACCGCGAGTATGGCTTATCACTGCAGGAGACTCGCCCATTGGGATATCGGTCACCCGCCAGGTTCTTAAGCACGGAGACTATGCGTTAGTCGGACTGGCGCATACGTACTTGGACCTGGACGAATGCCGTCGCGAGGCGTTCGGGGAGTTCCTGGCTGAAGTTGAGAGTCACCGCGGCGAAGGATGGGTGGAACGTTTCAAGACAGTCCCTTTGGATATCAG AATGATAGGGCAATGTCAAGCCTTGGTCGCCGAGGCAGTCGCAGCATTCGGCAAGGTAGACATCCTACTCTGCTGTACTAGCCAGA CCCTTGTCGGCGCAGTAGAGGAGCTTGCAGCTTCTCAGCAAACCTTGAACCTGGTCAAGGATCAGTTTGAAACCAATTACTTCGGTCCTCTGAACATCATCAAAGCAACGCTGCCTCACATGAGGAAGCAGAAATCCGGTCATATCATGATTCTTTCTAGCATTA CTGCCCACATCGGTACACCGGGCCTTGGGATGTACTCCGCCGCTGGTTGGGCCCTGGAGGGATTTTGCGATGTAA AGCCTTGCATACGAAATCGCCCCATTCAACGTGAAGCTCACAATCTTCCAATGCAGCATCGAAATTGGTATCCTGACAAACTTGGTCACCAGTGTGCCTCCCATAGTTCCAGCGTACTCTCCTGCTGTCAATCATGCCCCTTTGTTCCGTGGTATATTGAACAGACTGGTTACTCGCCTGCCCCACCAACAGACTCAGGGCACGGAGAACGGTCCCCAAAACTCAAATCGAGTCAGctctgctga
- a CDS encoding Elongator subunit IKI1, whose product MAPPNISHRQTHNLLLISKLLSLRDTASPLTLLLDSLEQPATPLIHEYIRRAKLSKVHVTLVAFETLRPFEGVDAFISARKKRPSEIVKEVGAAYQPVANVPSRRRLILIDSINPLLRSKKTDSQFHLPTFLGSFIAPPGSSPTKAETSLIVTFHQDVPNQLCATPYSPSSFSVLSYLATTVIKLHSFSHILAQKAARDRSLAAPVFGLEEELDGVLLGRLDKPTGKDSAEGVVLEMEHRRKSGRGVLEWYVLPPAARYPSNYAKEIVILLDDHPLYRPPVEPDVGMGSSEPESTFELRLTERQRREREGVVLPYFDAQQGDGPGEGGRILYDIGEEDDFDEEEDEL is encoded by the exons ATGGCTCCTCCCAATATATCTCATCGGCAGACGCATAATCTACTTCTAATCTCGAAACTTCTGAGCCTCAGAGACACAGCTTCCCCACTTACATTGTTGTTGGACTCTCTGGAACAACCTGCCACACCGTTGATTCACGAGTATATTCGACGTGCAAAG CTTTCAAAAGTTCACGTTACGCTGGTGGCTTTCGAGACATTGAGGCCTTTCGAAGGTGTTGATGCATTTATCTCGGCTCGAAAGAAGCGTCCTTCGGAAATTGTCAAGGAAGTAGGCGCTGCTTACCAGCCTGTTGCTAACGTTCCCTCGCGCC GTCGATTAATTCTCATTGATTCTATCAATCCACTCTTGCGCTCTAAAAAGACCGATTCGCAGTTTCATTTGCCAACTTTTCTGGGCTCGTTCATTGCACCTCCCGGGTCATCTCCTACCAAAGCTGAGACCTCACTTATCGTGACCTTCCACCAGGACGTCCCGAACCAATTATGTGCAACCCCCTACTCTCCATCTTCGTTTTCTGTGCTAAGCTATCTCGCAACGACCGTCATCAAGCTGCACTCTTTCTCACACATACTTGCCCAGAAAGCTGCCCGTGATCGCAGTCTGGCAGCGCCTGTCTTTGGACTCGAAGAAGAGCTGGATGGAGTCCTGCTCGGCCGATTGGACAAACCAACAGGAAAAGATTCTGCGGAAGGGGTTGTGTTAGAAATGGAGCATCGGCGTAAGAGTGGACGCGGCGTTCTGGAGTGGTATGTACTACCACCAGCTGCGCGTTATCCGTCCAATTACGCAAAGGAAATTGTAATTCTACTTGACGATCACCCGCTGTATCGTCCACCTGTGGAGCCAGACGTTGGAATGGGGAGCAGCGAACCAGAGTCGACTTTTGAGTTACGTCTCACTGAACGCCAACgaagggagagagaaggagtCGTGTTGCCTTACTTTGATGCGCAGCAAGGTGACGGCCCTGGAGAGGGTGGACGCATTCTCTATGATATaggtgaagaggatgattttgacgaagaagaggacgaacTATAG